Within Sorangiineae bacterium MSr11367, the genomic segment TGGCCATCCATGGGGTGACGCTCACGGTGGAGTCGGTGGACCTCGGGCAGAAGCAGCGCGGACGTTCGCCGTTCTGGCTCCTTGTACCGGTGCCCATCGTGGCCGTCATCGCGTCGATCATCTATTCGCGCGTTGCCGCTTCGGCGGAGTTGCCCATTCCCGATGCGCCCGGGCTCTTCGATGCACCGGTGGCCACGTGCCCGACGCAGGCGCCGGAGCTCTATGGCGCGTTTGCCGCGGACAAGCTGCGCACGGCGCAAGCCAAGCGCGAACGCGGTCCGTTCTCGCGACGTGACGCCGTGGAGTCCGTATCGTTGTTCGAGCTGGCCGCTGCCTGCTACCGCCAAGCCGGTTCGGGCGAGGAGGAGCGCGAGGCCTCGTCCGGCGCCGTGTCGCAGCGCAAGAAGGTCGAAGAGGAATACCGCGTGCGCCGCGTGCGGCTCGAGCACGCGTTTCGCGTGGGCGATCCCTTCGGCGCGAAGCGCGAGCTCGCCATCTTGATCCCGATGACCGCGCACCGGCGTGGTCCCTACGTCGAGTGGCTCGCGTCGCTCGATCGCTACGCCACCATCGAAGCAGAGCGCCGCTCTGCCAAGCCGCTTGGACGATGAGGATCCCCATGACGATGCGCCGTTTTCTCGTTGCAGTTCTTCTCCTCGCGGGCTCCGTCGGTTGCGCCAGCACGGGCGGCGCAGGGCGACACACCGCGGACAAGCCACCGGAGGATCGCGATCCGCAGCTGCTCTTCGAGCGCGGCAAGGCGTACGCGGACCTCGGCGATCTGGTGCGCGCCGAGCAGTATTTCGGCGCCGCCCTCACGGCGCACGCCGACGAGCGCAAGGTGCTGCCCGAGCTCCTTCGCGTGTGCGTGGCCTCGCGGCACTACCGCCTCGCCTCGGAATACGCGCAGGTCGCCCTCGCACGGCGTCCCAAGGATGCCCATCTGCGCTTCGTCGTGGGCGCGCTCTACGTCTCCATCGGCGAGATCGGACGAGCGCGCGAGCACCTGGAGCAATCCGCGCGCGACATGCCCGAGGACGCCGAGGTGCAGTTCGCCGTCGGCACCTTCTTCCGCGACGAGCTCACCGACCAAATTGGCGCCGACCCGTTCTTTCGCGAGTACCTCCGCCTTGCCCCCCGTGGCCCGCACGCCGACGAGGCGCGGACCTCGTTGATGCAGAAGGTCGCGATGCCCACGCCGGAGGCGGTCCAATGATCCCCGACGAAGTGTTCTCCGCCACCTTGCTCGACTTCTTCCACCCGGTGAAGCCGTACCTGGAAGATCCGACGGTCACCGAGGTGATGATCAATGGCCCGGGCAAGATTTACATCGAGCGCCGCGGCCGTCTCGAGCGGGTGGCCGCGCGATTTCCCAATCCGAAGGCGCTGTTTTCCGCCTTGCGCAATGCCGCGCAGTACGTGGGCAAGCACGCCGACGAAGAGCGACCGCTTCTCGAGGGGCGCCTTCCCGATGGCTCGCGCGTGGCCGCGGTGCTTCCTCCGGCCGGCCCCGGGGGACCGTACGTGGCCATCCGCCGCTTCTTCCGCGAGAAGCTCACCGTGGAGAAGCTCATTGGCTTCGAGTCGATCACGCGCGACGCGGCGGATCTCATCTCCACCCTGATTGCCTGCAAGCAAAACGTGGTCATCGCCGGCGGTACGGCCAGCGGGAAGACATCGCTTCTCAATGCCGTTTCCTCGTACATCCCCGAGGACGAACGCGTCGTGGTCATCGAAGATTCACAAGAGTTGCAATTGCAACGCGACCACGTCGTTACCTTGGAGGCCCGCCCGGCCGACGTGAAAGGGCGCGGTGAGGTGACCATCCGGCAGCTCTTTCGCATCACCTTGCGCATGCGGCCCGATCGCATCGTCATCGGCGAGATCCGCGGAGGCGAGGCACTCGATCTGGTGCAGGCCATGACCAGCGGTCACGGTGGCTGCCTCACCACCCTGCACGCGACCTATCCGCGCGACGTGCTTTCGCGTCTCGAGACCATGGCCATGATGAGCGACGTATCCATTCCGCTCATGGCCTTGCGCGCGCAGATCGCCTCGGCCATCAACATCGTCGTCCAGGTGGCGCGTCTTCGCGATGGCAGCCGCAAGATCACGCACGTTTCCGAGATTGCCGGTTTCGACCTCGCACAAGGCATTTACCTCGTGCGCGATCTCTACCTGCGCCACGTGAGCGGGCTCGATGCCGACGGACGCGTGATCAGCGAGCTGCGGCCCACGGGCATCCTTCCGAGCATGCTCGATCACATCCAGGCGCAAGGATACGAGCTTCCTGCTGCGATGTACCAAGCCGCCTCCAACGCTTCCTCCAGCAAAAGCGCACAACCATGAGACCGAGGCTTGCCGTCAGCATGACCCACCCGCGTGTGCTCAAGTACGTCCTTTCGCCCGACGAGGGCGCCGAGATGCTCTTTTACGAGGGCGAATCGCGTGATCCGTTTTCCGTCGGTCGCGCGGGGGCGTTCCACGTGGAGGGCAGGGGGGTGCTCGACGTGCACGCGTTCGTTCACTTCGACGGGCAGCGCCTCTTCATGTGCAGCACCGACAGCGTGTCACCCGTTCTCGTCGACGGTGCACCGCTCCAGCGCCGGTGGAGTGAGCTCACGCCGCCGTGCCACCTGCGCTTCGGCGCGGCCGCGGCGAGTTTGCGCGGGCCCGATGGCTCCTTGGAGGTGCCGCCCGAGCTCGAGACGACGGCCCTCGATCTGAATCCGCCCCCGGACAGTCTTCCCTTCGAGCCAACGCAGATGTCCGCGCAACCTGCGCAGGCGTCGGGCGTCGTCCGCGTGGAGCCGCCCGTCGCCCTCGGCGATTCGGACGCGACCCGCGTGTGGAGCATCCCACCTCCGCCGCCGGCACCCGCGCCCGCACCCCCTTCCGCGCCCCCGCCGCATTCGCCGCGGCCCATGGACGTCACGCAGATCTCGCTGGCCCGGCGCGATGCTCGGCGCAAAGTGGCGGTCGCTGCGAGCATCTTCGTCGTGGTGACGTTGCTCGCCTCCGTGTCCGTGGTGTTCGCGCGCCTCTGGATCCAGCGGCACCGCCCGCGCCCGCAGCCCGTGGCCACGACCGTGTCGGCCGCCGCCGCGCCCGTGCCCGCACCGGTTCCTAGCGCCACGCCGCTCCCGACCGGAATTGCCGTTCATCCCGCGCCGCCCGTCGATGCGGGGCCGCCTCCGCCCCCCAAAGGTCCCGTGACCCCCACCTTGGAGCGCTCCGCCGTGGATGCCTTCCAAACGGGCGATCTCCCCAAGGCGCTGCAACTCTACGAACGACTGGCCTCGGAAAATCCGGACAATCCAGCCTTCGGCAACACCGTGCGCATTCTTCGCCAGCGTTCCTCCGCGCCGCCGTCACAATAGGGGGCGGCGCGAAAAAAACCTCTAGTATCCCGCGGCCAAACCACCTTCTCGACGGGGCTCGGCCACGCCGACCCAAGATGCACCGGTTCGACCGAGGCCGGGCGCGTCGGCAATGTGCTGCCTCTCTTTCATCGAGTAGCCCATGGCCTCGAGTCGCTTCATCGTGCCGGGCAACAGGCCGCCCTTCTCGTAGAGCACGACGTCGGGCAGGTGCTGCATGTGCACACGCGGGCCGCTCACCGCCATCCCCGGATCGAGCCCGAAGTCGACGACGGCCGAGATCTCGTTGAACACGGCCGTGATGATGGTCGGGCCGCCGGCGGCGCCCGTGACCAATTTGATCTGGCCGTCGGCGCCCACCACGAGGGTCGGCGTCATCGACGACAGCATCCGTTTGCCGGGGGCGATGGCGTTGGCCTCGCCCTGTACGAGACCGTAGCCGTTCGGTGAGCCGGGGACGGTGGCGAAGTCATCCATCTCGTTGTTCAAGATGAAGCCCGCGCCTTTGACGGCGACACCGGCGCCGTACCAGTAATTGGGTGTCGTGGTGAGCGCCACCGCATTGCCCTGGCCATCGACCACCGAGAAGTGCGTCGTGTGCGGCCCCATGCCCGATGCCGCGCCGCTTTGGATCTCCGACGAAGGCGTCGCCTTGTCCGGCTTGATCGTCGCACGCTGTTCGGTCGCCCATTGCTCGGAGAGAAGCTGTTCGAGCGGCAGCTTCACGAAATCGGGATCGCCCAGCTTCTCGTTGCGCGCGGCGAAGGCGCGGCGCATCGCCTCGATGACCAGGTGCAGCTCCTCGGGCGATTGCCAACCCAGCTTGCCGAGATCGTACGCTTCGAGAATGTGGCAAATCATGGCGAGCGTGACACCGCCCGACGACGGCGGCGGCATCGAGATGATCTTGTGCCCGCGGTAGTTGAACTCGATGGGCGTGCGCCACTTGGCCTTGTAAGCCTTGAGATCGGCTTTCGTGATGATGCCGTTGCCGGCCTTCATCTGCGCCACGATGGCGTCGGCCGTCGGCCCCTCGTAGAAGCCGGGCGCGCCCTTGGCGGCAATCCGCTTGAGCGTGGCCGCGAGCTCGGGGTTCTTGAACACGGAGCCCTTGGCGGGCAGCGCGCCATTGGGGAAATAGAGTGCCATGGTCGACGGGAACTTCCGCATGCGGTCTTGCGGGCTCTCGTCGGGGCGCTTGCCGAAGGTGTTGAGGTACGCGTCGTCGACCACGAAGCCTTTCTCGGCGAGCTCGATGGCCGGGGCGAGCAATTCGGCCCACGTCTTCTTCTTGGAGCCAAGCTGCTGATAGAGCTCGTACAGGCCGGCCACGCTGCCGGGGACGCCCGATGCCTTTGGGCCTTCGATGGTGTCGTGTTCGCTCGCCTTGCCTTTGGCGTCCAAGTACATGTTTCGGGACGCCGCCGCCGGCGCCGCCTCCCGGAAGTCGAGTGCTTTCACCTGGCCGTTGATGCGGGTCACCGCAAAGCCGCCGCCCCCGATATTTCCCGCCGTGGGGAACACCACGGCCAGCGCAAACGCCGTGGCCACGGCGGCATCCGCCGCGTTTCCGCCCGCTGCGAGCACATCGCGCCCGACCTTGGACCCCGTCGCGTGATCGGTCACCACCATGCCGTTCGCCCCCTCGACGACGACGGGTTTCTCGTACTTCCAGCCCGGTGGCATCTGCGGAGCGGCCGGTGTGGACGGCGCCTCCACGGTGGCGACCGAGGAGGGCGCGGGCGCGGTGGCGGAAGAGGGCTGCGCGGCCGCGGGGGCCTGCGACGGCGCGGAATTGGAGCCGCACCCGGCGGCCAGGGCGAGCGCGATCAGAGGAAAAACGAAGCGGCGGACGATCATGGCGGCAGTTTCCCTCAGAACGCCAGAGCGCGTCTAGGTGCCGTTGCGACTGTTTTTACGGGTGAATATTTCCTTCCCGGCGTCCCGGGGCGACAATCCAAAATGGTTTATTCGAATAGCATCTACAATCCGTTTCGAAGCACAAGCATCGACCTGGGGGGATTTGGCCTCTAGGTTAGGGGCATGACCCTGGGCCTTCCTTCGCACGTGCGGGCATGCCTCTTCGATCTCGATGGCGTGCTCACGCAAACCGCGACCGAGCATGCCGCCGCCTGGACGGAGATGTTCGACGAGTACCTTCGGGCGCGCGCACAGCAGACGGGCGAAGTGTTCGTCCCGTTCGCCATGCAGGATTACGAGCTGTACGTCGATGGGAAGGCGCGCGCCGATGGTGTGCAATCGTTCCTCGCCTCGCGTGGGATTTCGCTCCCAGAGGGCGATCTCGACGATGCCCCCGAGCACGAAAGCATTCACGGTTTGTCGAATCGAAAGAACGAGCTTCTCCTCCGGCGCATCCACACCCACGGCGTCAAGCCGTACGAGGGTTCGGTGCGGTACGTGCGTGCCGTGCGCGCGGCCGGACTTCGCACCGCGGTCGTGTCGGCCAGCGCCAACTGCCACGACGTGCTCGTGGGCGCGGGCATCGAGTCGCTGTTCGACGTGCGCATCGACGGCATCGTGGCCCTGCGCGACCACCTGCACGGAAAACCGGCCCCCGACACGTACTTGGCCGGCGCGCGTGCCCTCGGGGTCGAGGCCGGCTCGGGCGCCGTCTTCGAGGACGCACTCGCCGGGGTGGAGGCCGGACGTGCGGGGAACTTCGGATATGTGGTCGGTGTCGACCGTGTGGGCCAAGCCGAGGAATTGAGAAAACGGGGCGCCCATGTCGTCGTGGGTGATCTTGGCGAGCTGCTTGCCGTGGGGGGGGCGCCGTGATCGAACAACGCGCCTTCAGCGTCGAGGCCTGGGGCCTCACCGAAACGGAATTGCGGCTCGATTTGATTGCGCAGGCCGAATCGCTTTTTGCGCTTTCCAATGGGCATATCGGACTGCGCGGCAATTTGGACGAGGGTGAGCCGCACGGCCTCCCGGGCACGTACCTCAACTCGGTGCACGAGCTGCGCCCGCTGCCCTACGCGGAGGCTGGGTATGGCTTTCCCGAGTCGGGCCAGACCGTCATCAACGTGACCAATGGCAAGATCATGCGCCTGCTCGTGGACGACGAGCCGTTCGACGTGCGCTATGGCCAATTGCGAAAGCACGTGCGCCACCTCGATTTTCGCGAGGGCGTGCTCACGCGCGTCGCCGAATGGACATCGCCGGCCCGGCGCACCGTGCGCGTGACGTCGAAGCGGCTCGTGTCGTTCACCCATCGATCCATCGTGGCCATCGTGTACGAGGTCGAACCGCTCGATGGGCCGGCCACCTTGGTCGTCCAATCGGAGTTGATGGCCAACGAAGCTTTGCCGCCCATGGGCCGCGATCCGCGCGAGGCCGCCGTGCTCGAGGCGCCGCTGCGTTCCTTGGAATACGAATCACGCGACAGCATGGTCGAATTGGTGCACGAGACGAAGAACAGCGGTATCCGCATGGCCGCCGCGATGGACCACGTCATCACGGGCACCGACGCCGTGCGCATTGCGAAGAATGTCGCGCCGGACATCGGCCGGGTCGTGGTGACGGATCATCTCCAGCCCGGGCAGCGCCTGCGCATCGTGAAGTTTCTCGCCTACGGGTGGTCGCGTCAGAGGAGCCTTCCCGCCGTCCGCGATCAGGTGGGCGCGGCGCTCACCTCGGCGCATCACGCGGGCGTGGACGCGCTTTTCGCCGAGCAGAAAGCCTACCTCGACGACTTCTGGGCGCGCGCCGACGTCGATCTAGAGGGCGACACCGAGATCCAGCAGGCCGTGCGCTTTGCCCTCTTCCACGTGCTGCAGGCGGGTGCGCGCGCGGAGCTGCGCCCCATTCCCGCCAAAGGCCTCACGGGGCCCGGCTACGACGGGCACGCCTTCTGGGACACGGAGACCTTCGTGCTGCCCGTGCTCACGTACACGAATCCCCAGTCGGTGGCCGACGTGTTGCGCTGGCGGCATGGCACCTTGCCGATTGCCAAAGATCGCGCGCGCCAGCTCGGGCTCGCCGGCGCAGCCTTTCCCTGGCGAACCATCACAGGCGAAGAGTGTTCCGCGTATTGGCCCGCGGGCACGGCCGCCTTTCACGTCAACGCGGACATCGCGGATGCGGCGATTCGATACGTGGAGGTCACGGACGACCGGGCTTTCGAAGAGGAAACGGGCCTGGAGCTCTTGATTGAAACGGCGCGTCTCTGGCGCTCGCTGGGTCATTACGACGTGCACGGCGATTTTCGCATCGACGGCGTCACCGGGCCCGACGAATACAGTGCGCTGGCGGACAACAACCTCTATACGAACTTGATGGCCCAGCGAAACCTGCTGGGCGCGGCCGACGCGTGCGAGCGCCATTTGGAAAAGGCACGGTGCTGCGGCGTGACCGCCGACGAAATGGCCGAATGGCGTGCGGCCGCCCGCGCGGTGCTCGTTCCGTACGACGAGGACCTGGGGGTGCACCAGCAGGCCGACGGCTTCACGCGCCATCAGCTCTGGGATTTCGACCATACCAAGCCGGAGCAGTATCCGCTTCTTTTGAGTTTTCCGTATTTCGATATTTACCGCAAACAAGTGGTCAAGCAGTCGGATCTCGTGTTGGCCATGCACCTTTGTGGCCATGCATTTTCGGCCGAGCAGAAGGCGAAGAACTTCGAATACTACGAGCGCATCACCGTGCGCGACTCGTCACTGTCGGCGTGCACGCAGGCGGTGCTGGCGGCCGAGGTCGGGCACATGGCCCTCGCCTTCGATTACCTCGCCGAGTGCGCGCTGCTCGATCTGCAGGATCTGCAGCACAACACGCGCAACGGTCTTCACATCGCCGCGCTTGCCGGGACGTGGATTGCGCTCGTCGCCGGACTCGGCGGGATGCGCGATGAAAACGGGGTCATCGCCTTTGCGCCGCGGCTTCCCGAGGGGCTCACGCGACTGACCTTCACCCTGACGCGACGGGGGCTTCAGTTGCGCGTGACCGTGCTTTCGAACGAGGCCAGCTACGAGCTCTTGCACGGCGAAGGCAGCATGGAGATTCTGCACCATGGCGAACGTCTCACGGTGGAGGACGGTGTCGCCGTGCGCCGTGCGATACCGACGGCGGTGCCTCGTCCGACACCGACTCAACCGAAAGGGCGCGAACCCCGTCATCGTTGATCATGTTAATCTCGCGGCCATGATCACACGCAAGCTCGGCTCCAAGGGTCCCCAGGTCTCGGCGCTCGGTTTGGGTTGCATGGGCATGTCGGACCTTTACGGCCCCGCAGATCGCACCGAGAGCATCGCGACCATCCACGCGGCGCTCGATGCGGGCGTGACCTTGTTCGACACCGGCGATTTCTACGGAATGGGCGACAACGAGCTTTTGCTGCGCGACGCCCTGCGCGAGCGCCCGAGTCTGCGTGACAAAGCGATCATCAGCGTGAAGTTCGGCGCCCTGCGCGGGCCGGATGGCAGCTGGCTGGGGTACGATGGGCGCCCCGCCGCGGTGAAAAACTTCGTCGCGTATTCGCTGCGCCGGCTGGACGCGAAGTACATCGACGTGTACCGCATTGCCCGCGTCGACCCGGCCGTGCCCATCGAAGATACGGTGGGCGCGATTGCCGACTTGGTGAAAGCGGGATACGTCCGCCACGTGGGCCTCTCCGAGGCGGGCGTCGATACGATTCGCCGCGCACACGCCACGCATCCGGTGTCGGACCTGCAAATCGAGTATTCGCTGCTATCTCGCAGTATCGAGAGCACCATTCTGCCGACCACGCGCGAACTGGGCATTGCCATCACCGCCTACGGCGTCCTCTCGCGAGGGCTGATCAGCGGCCACTGGTCCAAGGACCGCCCCGTGGCCAAAGGCGACTTCCGCGGCGTGAGCCCGCGCTTCTCGGGCGAGAATCTGGACCGCAACCTGGCCTTGGTGGAAGCCTTGCGCAAGGTGGCCGAGTCCAAAGGCACCACCGTAGCCCCCATTGCCATCGCGTGGGTTCTCTCCCGCGGCCCGGACATCGTCCCTCTCGTAGGCGCCCGCCGCCGCGAACGCCTCAGCGAGGCGCTGCGGTCCCTCGACGTTGCATTGACGCCCGACGACCTCGCGAGCATCGAGCGCGCCATCCCCGCAGGCGCCGCCGCCGGCGATCGCTACGCGGCGTCCCAAATGGCGCACTTGGATAGCGAGAAGCGGTAATCGATGCGTCACGCTGGCGCGCTCCGGCCAAAACGCGTGATCCATGAATGCGCGCAGGTGGATGCGAGTCTATCGGCGCATGCTTAATTTCCGCCGGGGCCGGTCGAATCTTCTATTTCTCCTTGCGGTGGGCATGGTGAGCACCTCGGTGTGGATCTCCGCGTGCGGCTCCGACTCGCCGGCCACCCCGACCGGCGATGCGGGGGGAGACGTGGAGCGTGACGCCGCAGGCCCCGGCGATCCAGGCGACGGAGGGTCATCGCCCGACGTGAACGACGGTAGCGTCGTCGACGGCAACGTCCCGGGAAATGCGTGTCGCGCCGATCTGCAGAAAGACGCCAAGAACTGCGGTGCATGTGGGCACGATTGCCTGGGGGCGAGCTGCGCCGCGGGGCTGTGCGAGCCAGAGCGCCTCTCCGTGGGGGGCATGGACGATCCACGCGTCGCGTACGCTCTCGCCGCGGATGCAACGAACGTCTATTGGCGCTCGAGCCACAACGACAGCGATGCCGGCCGGGTGTACGACGCCATGTATGCCGTTCCCAAAGTCGGTGGTCCCACGCGTCTCGTCGCCAAGGCCGCCCCGGGCGAATCCTGGTCTTTGAAGCCTCTGGTGGTGGCGAATGGTAATCTGTATTGGATCAACGACTCCCGCTACGGTTTTCTGACCGTCCCCGTCGGGGGAGGTGCCGTCACGGCCGTGTACGCCGGCGGAGGAACGATCGGAGACCCAGGCGAGCTGGCCATCGGTCCCGGATATTTGTATTTTGCAAATTTCTGCAGTGGTCTTTCTCGCATTCCATTGCCGAGCGGAACGCCGCAGACGCTTCAATCGGAAGGTTGCAATTATTTCATGCGCCGTGCGTTGGCCATCGATCCTGGGGCCCGATTCGCATTCGTCACCCACAGGCGCAGCATCATATGGCAGACGAATCTGGCGGACCCGAATCAAGATACGAACACCAAGCTCCTACATCTCGACAACAATGGTCCGATTGCGGCGGACGCCACGCGCGTCTACTTCACGTCCGGCGACGAGGTCAAAGCCATGCCCATCGCCGGCGGAGCCGCCGTGACCGTTGCCGCGCCACTCCTGACCCGATCGCGCGAAAACGACAAGTTGCTCGTCGACGCCAAGGGCCTCTATTGGGGAAAGGCCGCCATCGTCGCCGCGCGATTTGGCGGCACCCCCTTCGTACTCTATCCGCACCCCGTCGAAGACTTCGTGGTCGACGGGCGGTACGTCTACTTCACGTCTGGCGCAGGTGTATTCCGCTTGGCCAAATGACTGCCTAGTACCTCACGCCGAAAGTTCGTAAGGGTCCGTCGCACGGGAGTGTCGTGCCCGGTCCCCGAGCCTCGCGCGTAGTCCTGTGATGACGCCGAACTACCCCTCGCCGTCGGCTACCCCCCGGTCAATGGCGTAGACCTCCGACGCGACCTCGTTCCCCATGCAGCCCGTAAGGGCGTCGTACGCGTCGGTGCCCAAGGTGGTGAGGTAGTCGCGGACGCGGTCCGGGGTGAACCACTCTCGATTCTGGACCCTGCGGATCGCCTGCGCCGCCGTCATGATGCAGGACACGACGCGTTCGCGTACCTCCTCTGGCGAGCTCGCGTCCATTCGCTTCAGTGCGGTGGCTACGCGTTCCGGCAGAGGGCTGCCCTCCCCCGCGTCCCAGTAGGTCAGTGTCTCGTTGAGGGTGCTCTCCAGTACCACGCTGGCTGGGCGCGCCTGGTAGCCTACGTCCACGACCATCGTCGACGCCAAGGTTTCGAGTTGAGGCTGCACCTGTTCGAGCCGCCGTCTGACAACGTCGAAGGTCGATGGCCAGCGCCCGCTCATGACATTGTCGAAGGTGCCCCAGGCGGACTGCCCGGTGTGGGACTCGAACGCGTCGAGGAAGTCGCGATGCCGTCCTGGCCCGAGTACGTCGTCCGCCCGGATCTGGAAGTTGACGACGGCGAACAGCCGTGCGGCGCGTTGGGTGGGGCGGAGATCGGAGCTGCTGAACACGAGCAGGGGTAAGCCGGCAGGGTCCACCAGTTGCAGCTCCGGGAGTTGGCCGGACAGGAAGTACTCGCGGGCCCACTTGCGGGCGGTGGCAGCTACGCTGCGGGTCACCGCGGCGTTGGTGCCCACCAGCCAGTCCGGTACCTGCATGCAGGCGGGCACCGAGGTTCCTCGGTCGAGGCTCGTCATGCGGCGATTATGTCCGCATTCGACCTATTTGACACGATTGCCCTCACGGAATTAGGGCACTCGGTGCTAGCTCCCGCCGGCCGGGACAGAGCGAGAAATTTTGGTTCCCAATAGCGTCCTGCACCCAGCAAACCTGGTCGCCCTCGGTGACAAACTAAGAGTTTTGATCTCTCACGCGCACGGCGATCACTGTGATGGTCAGCTTTTGCAGTTGTTCGACCGAAATACCCCGATTGTATCGTCGAATTTTGCATCGAAAAGTGTCGAGCGGCGGCTTGGCAAACTAGGCTTCAATAAATTTCATCTACTGTCGTGCGGCTCCGCGTAAAATGTTCAAGACCTTGCCAAGTATCGTAGGCTCCAACTTCGTGCGTTCTACATACGTCTTTACGAACGCATCGGTGACATCGTCATCTACATGGTAATGTTTTCCTACGCGTACATGAATCGCCGATGAGAAGCGTCGGATCACAGTCCTATTCGCTCTGGTTCTTCGTGCATCGCCAAAACTCGTAGTTTGTCGGCGGTAGCTTTTTTGCTATTGCGACGTAAGAACGGCGGATGACCAAAATCGAAGAATGGATCGCGGCACGAATTGCGGAATGTTCGCCCACGCGGACCTCGGGCCGTTCGGGCGCGGCGGAGCTTCTCAGGGCACTGCCCTTTTTCAGCGGGAAGGCGACCCAGATCTTCGGCATGATGGCCGATCGCTCGAAGATGCCGGAGCTAGCCTCGCTTCGTGCCGCGTGCAAGGAAGCCATTCGTGCATGGTACGAGGAATGCGGGCGGACGGACCCGGCATTCCAGGTCGATATGTACCAATTTGGCGCCAAGCACCCGGAGCTCGGCCTCGCGTTCGCCGAGCCACCGTGGGTCGCGGAGCAGAAAGCACGCATGCGCGAACTCCAGCGCGAGCGGGATGCTCGGTTATTGCCGTATGGCCGTCCTTCCGACACGCTGGCGGTATGGCCTGGGTTGCAGCAGCAGCTCTCCGAGCTCCGGGGCCTCGGCGCCCGCGTTCCGTTCGACGTGGTCATGAGCGACGCTTTCGGGATGTTCCAGTTCGAATGGTATCCGGATGATTGGGCCTCCGTGGGCGAGATTCAACACGACCCTGCCTTCTACCCTCTCGCGGGAGCCGACGGTGACTGCTTCGGATTGCTCCTCGACACCTCCCTGGCATCGCAAGGTATTGCTGCCCCCCTCGTGCACTACTCGCATGAGCACTCCCCGGTTTACGAGTGGGTATTCGAAAGCTGCGCGACGGCGGTGCACGTCTTCTCGGCCGCCGCGATGAATCGGCCTCGCCCTAGCAGTATGGCCGGCTCACAGCACGCCCAGGTGACCGAGCTCCTGCAAGCGATGAACGATTTCGACCCGCCGAAACGCGAGGCCACGCGCATTGCATCGTGGCAATCGATCCACGAATCCACGCGGGACGCCGCGACGTTCGGCGCATTCGAGAAGGCGGGCAACATCTTCGCAGTGCGCAGCCTCGCCGTCTGGGAGATCTGCAACCGCTACCACGAAGAGAAGCAAAAGATGCCATACCGGCCAACGTGACTACAGCCCGAAGTCCCAAAACGCCGCGGTCTGTTGCACGTCGACCAACGTGTGCGCCGAGTCGGTGAGGGCGTCGTAATAGGAGAGGTACACGTCGTCGACGGTGCGTTGGGCGACGAGGACTTCGACCAGGGTGGCCCCGCCGCGTTGGTAATTGTAGAGCGTTTTCTCGAGGACCTTGTCGGCGTCCGAGAGCACGTCTTGCGTGTACAGCTTCACGCGCGACGAGGCGGCTTGGTAGCGGGCGACGGACTGGCGCACCTCCACCTCGACGTGAATCTCCGCGGCGCGCGCGATCGTATTCGATTGGCTCTCCGCGGCGTAGGCTGCATCGAGATCGCCTCGATAGACGCGCGAAAAGGGCAGGGGAACGCTCAACGTGCCGCCCAGCCAATCCGACGAGGGAAGGTTGGTCGTCCCCGACGTCGCGAAGTTGTGCTGCCAATTCGCGCCCAAGGTCACGTCGATCACGCGGTTGGCGTGCGTCAAGTCCACCACCGACCGCGCCAACGCCACGCGCCGTTTCGCCGAGCGCAGATCCGGCCGGTGCTGCATCGCATGGCGGACCAGTC encodes:
- a CDS encoding HAD-IA family hydrolase, which produces MTLGLPSHVRACLFDLDGVLTQTATEHAAAWTEMFDEYLRARAQQTGEVFVPFAMQDYELYVDGKARADGVQSFLASRGISLPEGDLDDAPEHESIHGLSNRKNELLLRRIHTHGVKPYEGSVRYVRAVRAAGLRTAVVSASANCHDVLVGAGIESLFDVRIDGIVALRDHLHGKPAPDTYLAGARALGVEAGSGAVFEDALAGVEAGRAGNFGYVVGVDRVGQAEELRKRGAHVVVGDLGELLAVGGAP
- a CDS encoding aldo/keto reductase; this translates as MITRKLGSKGPQVSALGLGCMGMSDLYGPADRTESIATIHAALDAGVTLFDTGDFYGMGDNELLLRDALRERPSLRDKAIISVKFGALRGPDGSWLGYDGRPAAVKNFVAYSLRRLDAKYIDVYRIARVDPAVPIEDTVGAIADLVKAGYVRHVGLSEAGVDTIRRAHATHPVSDLQIEYSLLSRSIESTILPTTRELGIAITAYGVLSRGLISGHWSKDRPVAKGDFRGVSPRFSGENLDRNLALVEALRKVAESKGTTVAPIAIAWVLSRGPDIVPLVGARRRERLSEALRSLDVALTPDDLASIERAIPAGAAAGDRYAASQMAHLDSEKR
- a CDS encoding CpaF family protein, giving the protein MIPDEVFSATLLDFFHPVKPYLEDPTVTEVMINGPGKIYIERRGRLERVAARFPNPKALFSALRNAAQYVGKHADEERPLLEGRLPDGSRVAAVLPPAGPGGPYVAIRRFFREKLTVEKLIGFESITRDAADLISTLIACKQNVVIAGGTASGKTSLLNAVSSYIPEDERVVVIEDSQELQLQRDHVVTLEARPADVKGRGEVTIRQLFRITLRMRPDRIVIGEIRGGEALDLVQAMTSGHGGCLTTLHATYPRDVLSRLETMAMMSDVSIPLMALRAQIASAINIVVQVARLRDGSRKITHVSEIAGFDLAQGIYLVRDLYLRHVSGLDADGRVISELRPTGILPSMLDHIQAQGYELPAAMYQAASNASSSKSAQP
- the ggt gene encoding gamma-glutamyltransferase, translated to MIVRRFVFPLIALALAAGCGSNSAPSQAPAAAQPSSATAPAPSSVATVEAPSTPAAPQMPPGWKYEKPVVVEGANGMVVTDHATGSKVGRDVLAAGGNAADAAVATAFALAVVFPTAGNIGGGGFAVTRINGQVKALDFREAAPAAASRNMYLDAKGKASEHDTIEGPKASGVPGSVAGLYELYQQLGSKKKTWAELLAPAIELAEKGFVVDDAYLNTFGKRPDESPQDRMRKFPSTMALYFPNGALPAKGSVFKNPELAATLKRIAAKGAPGFYEGPTADAIVAQMKAGNGIITKADLKAYKAKWRTPIEFNYRGHKIISMPPPSSGGVTLAMICHILEAYDLGKLGWQSPEELHLVIEAMRRAFAARNEKLGDPDFVKLPLEQLLSEQWATEQRATIKPDKATPSSEIQSGAASGMGPHTTHFSVVDGQGNAVALTTTPNYWYGAGVAVKGAGFILNNEMDDFATVPGSPNGYGLVQGEANAIAPGKRMLSSMTPTLVVGADGQIKLVTGAAGGPTIITAVFNEISAVVDFGLDPGMAVSGPRVHMQHLPDVVLYEKGGLLPGTMKRLEAMGYSMKERQHIADAPGLGRTGASWVGVAEPRREGGLAAGY